In Pyrus communis chromosome 1, drPyrComm1.1, whole genome shotgun sequence, the following are encoded in one genomic region:
- the LOC137724546 gene encoding secreted RxLR effector protein 161-like: MPMECGVKLTKHDKGETIDPTFFKSLVGSLRYLTCTRPDILYVVGLVSRHMENPTTTHLKTAKRILRYLKGTVNFGLFYSSSDNYKFAGYSDNDWAGDSDDRNNTIGFVFFMGVTEFTWMSKKQPIVTLSTCEAEYVVATVCVCHAIWLRNLLKELSMPQEEPTEIYVDNKSAIALAKNPVFHDISKHIDTRYHFLRESIARKDVQVEYVKSQDQIADIFTKTLK; the protein is encoded by the coding sequence ATGCCAATGGAGTGTGGAGTCAAACTGACTAAGCATGACAAAGGAGAAACCATAGatccaacatttttcaaaagtctAGTTGGAAGCTTGCGCTACTTGACTTGCACAAGACCAGACATTCTCTATGTTGTCGGATTAGTCAGTCGCCACATGGAGAATCCCACAACTACACATTTGAAAACGGCCAAAAGAATTCTTCGATACCTCAAAGGTACTGTTAACTTTGGCTTGTTCTATTCAAGTTCTGATAACTACAAATTTGCTGGGTATAGCGATAATGATTGGGCAGGAGATTCCGACGATAGAAATAACACTATTGGATTTGTGTTTTTCATGGGAGTTACTGAATTCACATGGATGTCAAAGAAACAACCGATTGTCACACTATCTACTTGCGAAGCTGAATATGTAGTTGCTACCGTATGCGTCTGTCATGCAATCTGGCTGAGAAACTTGCTGAAAGAATTAAGCATGCCACAAGAAGAGCCAACAGAGATATATGTTGACAACAAGTCTGCAATAGCTCTAGCAAAGAATCCAGTATTCCATGACATAAGCAAACACATAGATACCCGTTATCATTTCTTAAGAGAGAGCATTGCAAGAAAGGATGTGCAAGTGGAATACGTGAAGTCTCAAGACCAAATTGCAGACATATTCACTAAGACACTCAAATAA